From the genome of Candidatus Endomicrobium procryptotermitis:
CATTTTTCAAAAAAACTTATCGGCAGCACAACGCCCGCATTTTTCGCGATTTGTTTAAAATGATTGACTACACGGCTTTCTTCGAGGGTTTTTGCAAGTTTCAAATACTCATATTTCTGCGTCTGGCAAAAGTATGGCGTTTCAAAAAGCTCTTGAAGTAAAATAATATTTGCACCGCTTTCCACCGAAGCCTTTACAAGTTTTTCCGCTTTTGAAATATTTTTGTCCAAATCCCAGCTGCAAGACATCTGCGTTGCGGCCACGATGACTTTTCTCATATCATTCTCCTGTTTTTGTTTATAGCCGCCTGTGGCACCTGTTGTGTTATACAGTGTATATTTCCACCGCCAAGCAATATTTCTCTGGAATATATCTGAATTATTTTCCGCTGCGGATAAAGCTTTTTCAGAGTTTCCTTTGCCACATAATCGTTAGCATCATTAAAAGCGGGACAAATTACAGCCCCATTGCATATATAGTGATTTATGTATGAAGCGGCAAGCCTGTCTCCAGAGCAGCGTGTTTTTATTCCACGCACAATTTCAATTCCTGAGGCTTCTTCTTTTGTCATATACAACGGATGGGGCAGAGGGATTTTATGGACATTTAATTTTCTGCCTTTAGCATCGATTTCGCATGAAAGTATGTCGTAACAGCTTTGCGATAATTCATATTGCAGGTCATTTTTATCTTCAGTATAGGCAAGCGCGATATTTCCCGGACTCGTAAAACAGGCAATATTATCGACATGTTCATTTGTTTCGTCTGCATATATACCACGTTTAAGCCATATAACTTTCTCGACATTAAGATAATTTTTAAGTTTTTGTTCTATTTCGTATTTGCTCATCTGAGGATTTCTGCCGGGGCTCAACAAACATGCTTCGGTAGTAATGGCCGTCCCTTCACCATCAACGCATACCGAGCCTCCTTCAAGCACAAAATCGTTGCTGCGATACCTCTCTACGCCTTCAAGTTCGCAGATGAATTTTGCGATTAAATCGTCTTTATTCCATGAAGCATACAGCCCATCGACATGTCCGCCCCATGCGTTGAATTTCCAATCTATCCCGCGCATAAGCCCTTTTCCATTTATCACAAAAGTCGCTCCGCTGTCTCTCGCCCAAGAATCGTCGCTTTCGACTTCGGCTATACATATTGACGGCGGAAGTTTGATTCTTGCATTCTTATATTCTTTTGCGCTTACAAGCATTATAACCATTTCATAATCTGCAATCGCTGCCGCCGTTTTTACAAAAGCATCCTGAGCAAATTTTGCCCTGCAGCGCCAGTTGTCGGCTCGCTGCGGCCATATCATATAAGTCGCCGAATGTCTTTCAAATTCAGCGGGCATATAAAAACCATCTTGTTTGGGAGTACTAATTAACGTTTTCATATAAATTTTTCCTAAAAGTTAAATCTTCAAAGGCTAAACTTTTTCTTTGTATCTACGAGCGCCTCATCCATCCTTGAAAGAACTTTATCGAAATCTTCATAAGTCATTACCGCCGGCGGTTCAAAACGTATGGTTGAAGCATTATTTAGAGTTCCCGCCGTCATAACTCTGCGCGCAAAAAGCCCTTTTGCAACATTATATCCAACTTCACTTTTTATAAATTCTACGCCAATCATTAATCCTACACCGCGCACATCCGCAATGATTTCAGGATATTTTTTTTTAAGGTTTTTTAATCCATTCAGAAGATAAACGCCCTTTTCCCTAGCCGTTTTCGCTATATCATTTTTTATCATATAATTTATTGCGGCAATCGCCGCGGCGCAGCAAACAGGATTTCCTCCAAAAGTCGCCGAACCTAAAATCCATGGATTATTTTCAATCTCTTTAACCCACAAATAAGGTCTGGCGATAATTCCGGTTATCGGCATAACCCCACCGCCGAAAGCTTTTCCAAAAGTCATAATATCAGGGGTTACTCCTTCGGCTTCACATCTGAAAAAAGTGCCGGTACGCGACATTCCAGTCTGTATTTCATCTAAAATTAGACAAATTCCAAATTCGTCACAAAGAGAACGCACCGATTGCAAATATCCCGCGGGAGGCACGATTATTCCGGCTTCGCCCTGAATAGGTTCTAAAATAACCGCC
Proteins encoded in this window:
- the aguA gene encoding agmatine deiminase; amino-acid sequence: MKTLISTPKQDGFYMPAEFERHSATYMIWPQRADNWRCRAKFAQDAFVKTAAAIADYEMVIMLVSAKEYKNARIKLPPSICIAEVESDDSWARDSGATFVINGKGLMRGIDWKFNAWGGHVDGLYASWNKDDLIAKFICELEGVERYRSNDFVLEGGSVCVDGEGTAITTEACLLSPGRNPQMSKYEIEQKLKNYLNVEKVIWLKRGIYADETNEHVDNIACFTSPGNIALAYTEDKNDLQYELSQSCYDILSCEIDAKGRKLNVHKIPLPHPLYMTKEEASGIEIVRGIKTRCSGDRLAASYINHYICNGAVICPAFNDANDYVAKETLKKLYPQRKIIQIYSREILLGGGNIHCITQQVPQAAINKNRRMI
- a CDS encoding putrescine aminotransferase, translated to MINIKKANEVLDKALNYITAEKFTVVQKRNITSDAIENFNKHLNPGWLKYRKSVSTDEAAVELTDYDSYCVDLYGNEFIDCLGGFGVFTFGHRNPEIIKYVYAQLKNRQALHSQELLDPLRAYLAQIMASITPGDLQYCFFTNGGAEAVEMALKLARLATKKSWIISTLNGFHGKTMGALSVVGKDTYRKPYIPMIQQTAFAVYGSIEDMRQTVIKLKKSGEEIAAVILEPIQGEAGIIVPPAGYLQSVRSLCDEFGICLILDEIQTGMSRTGTFFRCEAEGVTPDIMTFGKAFGGGVMPITGIIARPYLWVKEIENNPWILGSATFGGNPVCCAAAIAAINYMIKNDIAKTAREKGVYLLNGLKNLKKKYPEIIADVRGVGLMIGVEFIKSEVGYNVAKGLFARRVMTAGTLNNASTIRFEPPAVMTYEDFDKVLSRMDEALVDTKKKFSL